The Oreochromis niloticus isolate F11D_XX linkage group LG15, O_niloticus_UMD_NMBU, whole genome shotgun sequence genome includes a region encoding these proteins:
- the LOC100706264 gene encoding G-protein coupled receptor family C group 6 member A-like, which translates to MVQALEEINQKRELGNLTLGYLILDSCGEVTTALIQTQAFMMRNSNNRQDCAQQSSPPVLVVIGDYYSELSIGVTGQLHLEYIPEISYGATSGFLSDKTRFPSFMRTVPQDDHQGHAIAQILDHYGWTWVGVVATDGEYGRYITERLRHHATKKGICFAFTSVLPDALNDDSREESINSTIKSIIDNRNVSVIISFAKAYHMIDIFGKLLKYPQGRGKVWLASDIWSQSPEVLSSQNYKLSDVGTIFGVTLKSGNTTKFERYLDDLDENPNHHENNTFLSNFLKEHGTNSSEELKKMIYPYAVFSIELAVKAIAQAVKDLCTNRDCKTQSLRPLELRRALRKATFHMEEKSYSFDHHGDLNSGYDIILWKQTQDSPDVNNILAYYSIEHQSLTFTSQETQQALQSHIGNVTSKCTDSCRPGYRKTSVTGQPGCCYQCEPCAENQYSNTTDSEKCHPCKENYYSKNTSSVCLPRKTDFLKWGDVYLIVLLSFTSLGAVLTIVVGIIFLAHWNTPVVRSSVGPISIILLLSLMITFTSVILFGGPPNSYQCQARQVVFGLSFTLCVSCIMVKSFKIVLAFEFDPVIQSILKKLYKPYLIVTVSMAGQVVIVTTWLVLSPPYIDSEITQDNMELMFCNEKLIPAFGAMLVYIGLLALICFGVAFKGRKLPDSYNDAKFITFAMLIYFISWIMFGPVYVNVTGKYLPAVEMVVILISCYGILFCQFFTKCYIILCKKEANTEKAFRCNIRNYSMDHKGSEDEVSSNRVENPNLSVSVKSQDNWNSVKLSLSSLKVIK; encoded by the exons ATGGTGCAGGCACTGGAGGAGATAAATCAGAAGCGAGAGTTGGGAAACCTCACCTTGGGATACCTCATACTTGACTCCTGTGGGGAAGTTACTACTGCCCTGATACAAACCCAGGCCTTCATGATGAGAAACA GTAATAATCGCCAAGACTGTGCACAGCAATCCTCTCCACCTGTCCTGGTCGTCATTGGTGATTACTACTCAGAGTTATCCATAGGAGTTACAGGTCAGCTCCACCTGGAGTACATCCCTGAG ATAAGTTACGGTGCAACTTCTGGTTTCCTGAGTGATAAAACCCGTTTTCCAAGCTTTATGAGGACCGTACCACAAGATGATCACCAAGGTCATGCCATCGCCCAGATTCTTGATCATTACGGTTGGACTTGGGTCGGTGTGGTAGCAACTGATGGTGAATACGGTCGCTATATAACTGAACGCCTCCGGCATCATGCAACCAAAAAAGGCATCTGCTTCGCCTTCACCTCTGTTCTTCCAGATGCTTTAAATGATGACTCACGTGAAGAGAGCATTAACTCTACAATCAAAAGCATCATAGATAATAGAAATGTCAGTGTTATTATTTCCTTTGCCAAAGCTTACCATATGATAGATATTTTTGGGAAACTTCTCAAATATCCTCAAGGCAGAGGGAAAGTTTGGTTGGCCAGTGATATTTGGTCACAGTCACCTGAAGTACTGAGTTCTCAGAACTACAAATTGAGTGACGTAGGAACAATCTTTGGGGTCACTCTTAAATCTGGAAACACAACCAAGTTTGAGCGATATCTCGATGACCTTGATGAAAATCCCAACCACCACGAGAACaacacattcttgtctaattTTTTAAAGGAGCATGGGACGAATTCATCAGAAGAGTTAAAGAAGATGATATATCCATATGCTGTGTTCAGTATTGAGCTGGCAGTTAAAGCAATAGCTCAAGCTGTTAAAGACCTCTGTACTAACCGGGACTGTAAGACACAGTCCTTACGGCCGTTGGAG TTACGAAGAGCCTTACGGAAGGCAACGTTCCACATGGAGGAAAAAAGTTATTCATTTGATCACCATGGTGACCTCAACTCTGGATATGATATCATCCTATGGAAGCAGACTCAAGATTCTCCAGATGTGAACAACATTTTAGCCTATTACAGTATAGAACACCAGAGCCTGACTTTCACCtcacaggaaacacagcaggctcTTCAGAGCCACATA GGAAATGTGACTTCCAAGTGCACAGACAGCTGTAGGCCTGGCTACAGGAAGACTTCAGTTACAGGCCAGCCTGgttgttgctatcagtgtgaaCCCTGTGCTGAGAACCAATATTCCAACACCACCG ATTCTGAAAAGTGTCATCCTTGCAAAGAAAACTATTACTCCAAAAACACCAGTTCAGTGTGTTTGCCCAGAAAAACTGATTTCCTGAAATGGGGTGATGTATATCTTATTGTGCTGCTGTCTTTTACTTCTTTAGGAGCAGTGCTTACCATTGTTGTTGGGATCATCTTCCTTGCACACTGGAATACCCCTGTCGTGCGCTCATCTGTAGGCCCAATCAGCATcattctcctcctctcccttatgATCACATTTACTAGTGTTATATTATTTGGTGGTCCACCCAATAGCTATCAGTGTCAAGCACGGCAGGTGGTGTTTGGCTTGAGTTTTACCTTGTGTGTCTCCTGCATCATGGTCAAGTCCTTTAAGATCGTCTTAGCCTTTGAGTTTGACCCGGTCATTCAAAGTATCCTGAAGAAGCTCTACAAGCCTTACCTCATTGTTACGGTCTCCATGGCAGGTCAAGTGGTTATTGTTACCACGTGGCTTGTACTCAGTCCTCCATACATTGACTCAGAGATCACACAGGACAACATGGAACTGATGTTTTGTAATGAGAAATTAATTCCTGCGTTTGGAGCCATGCTAGTCTATATTGGCCTTTTGGCTCTCATCTGCTTTGGTGTTGCTTTTAAGGGACGAAAGTTGCCTGACAGTTACAATGATGCAAAGTTCATCACTTTTGCAATGCTCATTTACTTCATCTCCTGGATCATGTTTGGCCCAGTCTATGTCAATGTCACAGGCAAGTACCTTCCAGCAGTGGAGATGGTCGTTATCCTTATCTCATGCTACGGCATCTTGTTTTGTCAATTTTTCACAAAGTGCTACATTATTCTGTGTAAGAAGGAAGCAAACACAGAGAAAGCGTTCCGTTGCAATATTAGGAATTATTCCATGGATCACAAAGGCAGTGAGGATGAGGTGTCATCCAACAGAGTTGAAAACCCTAATTTATCTGTATCAGTTAAGTCACAGGATAACTGGAATTCAGTCAAACTCTCTCTTTCCAGTCTCAAAGTCATAAAGTAA